Genomic DNA from Hordeum vulgare subsp. vulgare chromosome 2H, MorexV3_pseudomolecules_assembly, whole genome shotgun sequence:
aaatgaatgaaatttttacaaaaggtggaaagaaatatttcatgacgttaattgatgactccactagatactgccaagtgtatcttctgaaatctaaggatgaggctttgaactatttcaagatctataaagatgaagttgaaaatcaacttgatcgaaagatcaagaggcttaggtccaatcgtggtggagagtatttctcaaatgaatttgattcttctgtgcggaacatggtataatacatgagaggacgcctccctattcacctcactcaaatggggtagccgaaagaaagaaccgtactctaactgatttggttaacgccatgttagacacacCGAGTGTCTCCAAGGCATGGTGaggggaggcgatattgactgcatgtcatgtcctaaaccgagttcccacaaagaacaaagagataacgccattcgaggaatgggtggagaaaaggttaaaactctcttgtctgcgaacctggggttgtttggcgaaagtcaatgtgccaattccgaagaagcgcaagctaggaccagaaagtgtggattgtgttttcctgggatatgcttttcatagcattggatatagattcttggttgtagaatctgaggtatctgacatgcatgtcggtacaatcatggagtcaaatgatgcgactttcttcgaagatatctttgacatgaaggatatggctacctcatctaatcaggagatgcctagTTCATAGAATCATGAATTAGTTGCAATTACTGAACCTACCAtttcgatggaacactttgaaaattctgtggaggagaacaatgaagttcctaccaggagcaagagacagaggactgcaaagtcctttggtgatgattttcttgtgtatctcatagatggCACTCCCAGTTCTATTTTAGAGGCCTATGCATATGAAGATGTTGATTACTGGAAGGAAGCGGTCcatagtgagatggattccatcttgtcAAATGAAACCTGGGAgatcactgatcgtccttatgtgtgcaaacctataggatgcaaatgggtattcaagaaaaAGCTTAGGCCTGGCGGTACTATCGAGAAGTACAAGGCATGACTCGTGGCTAaaggttatacccaaaaggaaggtgaagacttctttgacacttactcacctgtggctcgactgaccactattcgagtactactttcactagccacctcacatggtcttctcgttcatcaaatggatgttaagactgctttcctaaatggagagttggatgaggaaatttacatggaacaaccagatgggtttgtagtagatggtcaggaaggaaaagtgtgcaagttgttgaagtctttatatggacttaagcaagcacccaagcagtggcatgagaagtttgaaagaactttaaCAGTTGCATGTTTTGTTGTAAATGAAGCcgataaatgtgtgtactatagccatggtgggggcgagggagttatcctttgcttgtatgttgatgacatactgattttcggGACAAATATGAATGTTATTAAGGAGGTCAAGGAGTTCCTATCtcactgttttgagatgaaggatttaggagtggcgGATGTCATTCTGAAGTTGTTGAGAGACGATgatggtgggattacattgcttcaatctcactatgtggaaaaaatattgagtcgctttggatatagtGATTGCAAGCCCTCTCCAACACCATATGATGCCAGCGTGctgcttcgaaagaatcgaagaattgtTAGAGATCAATCGAAATACtctcagattattggctcgcttatgtacttagctAGTGCTACAAGACatgacatctcttttgctgttagcaaactgagtcggtttgtctcaaaaccgggagatgtgcattggaaagctctagagagagttttgcgttattcgaaaggcactgcaaattatggaattcactatactcgacatccaaaggtgcttgaagggtatagtgattcaaactggatctctgatgctgatgagataaaggtCATGaacggatatgtattcactcatggaggtgacgttgtttcttggaagtcttgcaagcaaacgatcttaacaaggtcaacaatggaagcagaactcacaacactagatacagctacggtGGAAGTAGATTGGCTTCGtcggctcttgagtgacttgTCGGTTGTTGAGAAACATGTACCGGGTATCCctatgaactgcgacaatcaaactgtgatcacgaaagtgagcatctcaaaggataacatgaagtcatcaagacacattcAAAGAAGGTTAAAATatgtcaggaaaatgagaaacaacggagttattgcattggattatatccaaacatctaaaaatctggcatATCCTTTTACTAatggtctatcacgtaatgtgatagataatgcatcgaaggagatgggtatgagacccacaatatgAGTTGTTCATAGTGATAACCTATTctttatgatcggagatcccgtgaattagatgtggaataCAAGatgttggtcaactgagaggaaagtatccttatcattgataataccacttcatgaagatgcaatactttcctaaactgcatggcaggttgatatacatcttaatatgttctaagtggcttacTGAAGCAGATATGTTGTCCTGctgaacatcttttgaagaacacacctatatgatccTGATTGTTAACGTCACAATTTATGAGAGTAGGGtgttctctagtaaactcatgaaaggtctcggagtatgacaCATAAGCTCCACCTGCTGGGAAGtcccacggtagcctagtatagtatcggtcaaggctctatgtgaagctagattcgcagaaaacttgcagttcaaggcctagtccacttttcaagttgcttactagtataccatagagttctaggtggaagttcaacttaataGTCTCCATtgcagtatcggtatataaaacagtgttttggaaccaaagcCAAATTTTGTGTGCTTCTGGGATCTGGTAGGGGATTGCTGAAATTTTATCTATTattttgggccagcccaatactAATTTTAAAAATtcataataaatcctagaggctcacgcagcccattcgtgcaaggcaagaggtcgaTAAGTTTAGCCCCAcactgctagtttagtgggagttggacctccttacaaGGAAGGATGTTtcgacacatgtatgagcttgagaacaagagaggcatacacgcgcgctcctcctccgccgcccgcctcgcctcgtcacgacgcgccgccggttgcgggaatgagccgagccgaactaaatttttgccgcgcacgactggtatacgaaaACTCGGAAGCCGGACGTTTTTGTTGTAGTGGAAACTGAACATGAACTGTCTGTTCGTTTCGTCTCCTTCGGCTCCCGTCGCTGGCCTCTCGCTCCTCTCCAAATATACGCATCCGAACTtcctctcgccaccggttccattctttgtgctgctgctacgttcttccccatcccgaCTTGCGACGTGCATCGtacgtcgggacagtaggcctccgaaactccgtctcttcgactcctgtacgggagaagggtgataaggtttttggggagcgctcagcgcgactatTGGCTTTCATCACGAAAATCGACGACcacttcccggacgacgacttcttccccgacgtcgaccacctcctCGGTAACATGGCCACtaacaacgccaacaccaaccctactgctgctgcaactcagtacgtgctcttgtTCCTTTTGCTTGAGTTCCTGTCGCAACTTCTtgctctagtttctcttctagttATGTTCCGTTTCTGCTCATCTTTTTAGATGCCTTCTTGTGTATATAGAACGACTCTATATATTTTctcttctagatcatatgtgcacatgtcTTTTCTTGTCTCATCTTTATATTATCTGTCTTGTTTCATCTCTATCATGGTAGTCATGTTTTATCTACTTTTTTTGTTAATAAAGTCCTAtgataaattgctcatattttcaaCAATCAGCCATGACGGGAGGATGGCGTACGGAGGGGGTGGCGGGGCGTGGGAGGGTTTTGAGAGAAAATGAAATGTAACGGGGCGTGGGGATGGGAAAACTGTGCTGCTTTGTGCCACCGACGGGCGGGCCATGGAAGGACAAGCGCGCGTCCAGCCCGTGCGCGCAGCGTTCGTTTCATCTCAAAACCAAACCAAGTTTAAATAGGAAATGGATCAAAAACGGATAAAAAAGGGACAAAGGTTCGTTTCCGCGCGCTCTGAACCGTATGAACGTATGTGTTTTGTCCCAAACGGACGCGAGGAACAGGATGGATCACGAGCTAGAGTTGGCCTCAGCGGCGATTTGATGATCCGACGACTGGGGCCGGTGTTCATGTCGACTGCGCGCGTGTCACATGCTACTCACACCACGTTAGACCACACCAGGCCAGAGCCACAGGAAAAACAAGCGGAGCGAAGCGAGCCACAGCCACCGGAAACGAAACGAGACACACGCCCCACGCCCCACGCCGTTCGCCCACTCCCCGCCCAGCCGTTCCCGTCGCCACCCTTCGCCGACGCGGgggcaagagaagaagcggaaagAGAGAAAGCGTCCCCCACCCCGCGCGGATCCCGCGACCGGGCCCATGTCCCCCTCGACACTGCTCGTCCGGCCACCGGCGCCGGCGAATCCGTCCCTTCCGCCTCGTCGGTGCGCGCCCGTATCAGCAGCGGCAGCGACGCTCCGCACGTCTCCTGCCGCCTCCTCCGTGGCTCACTTCTCTAGGTTTCTCTCCCCGTCTCCCTCCCTTTCTCACCTGGTTTCTGCTCTCGTCGACCGAGTGATCACTGCAAAATTATGCGTGTAATAATGAACGGGTATTTCGTCTTACTTTGCATTGACACGATTGTCCCTTATTATTACGCAGGCTGCGAACCAAGTGCAGGTTTGCTGCCCCCGGTGTGAGAGAAGATTACTCTTCTACGCCAATCGATGTCGTAGCCGACGTGAAAACAGAGAAGGCATGAACTTgactacttgatgtatgtttctcCAATAAGATTGGATTTCCTGAAATACTTCCAAATGCTTGCAGATTGTAGTCTTGGGAGGAAGTGGATTTGTCGGTTCTGCTATATGCAGAGCTGCAGTAGCTAAAGGCATTGAGGTTGTGAGTCTCAGCAGGTACATCTTTTCCCTTACCCTTTTTTCTTCTAGAAACACAGTACAAATCACAAACACTACACTCACCCCTATGAACATATGCACCCATGCCCTATCCCTATGAGCATCTCTCGGAGACCGAGATATCACATCTTGAGATTGACAAAGTCACCACAAACGTGTCTCCCACTGAACGAACATCGTCGGAATTCTTggaataaatccaggaaaatgtGAGCACCCGAGCCAAGTCTAGAATTTGAACCTGGGTGGGCTGGTTCCACCACAAGGAACCATCTGAGCTACGCtcaattcttttttttttttctcttaTCGTTTGTACAAACTTTATGTATGTATACCTCTTCCTGCAAAATACCTCAAGTGGGTTGTCCATGTAGTGCACGTTATCAATCCAGCAAATTCATTTTCCAGAGACCAAATTCAAGACACACATCCCATCTGAAGCCTCCCTGCTCAGCACCTTGATCCTTCTAACTCTGTGTCAGATTTTTTTTTTTAGTGAAGTACGACGGGCATCTTAACCAAATGATAGAATCAGGATACAATGAGGTACAGTGGCAGTACAAGCACACACACCACCACTACAGTAGGAGCAACCAAAGAAAAGGAACAACAAGCCCAAGACTCTCCCAGCCAATTACTTAACGAGGAGCACCAACAGTACTGCCAAAGGCATCACTCTGCTGAGCAGAATGGCGAACATCAACACGCCCAGAACACACGACATCGTTGGCCTTAACGCACTAAAAGTACAACCGCCACTAAATGACTGGAAGAACTTGCCATTGGCAAGTTCATATCGGCCGAAAGACATCGGCCAGTCAGCCCACAGCATGACATTTATGTGGAGCCGACATAATTGAAGGGTAACGTGCCGCCAAGATGACACACCAGCACTTTCTGCATCGTTGGCATAGTCGAAATGCCACGTGCAACCGAGACCACCCAATTCACTGATGCACCGTCCGAGTGAACGAAAGGCATCATGACCAAGACCACAGCGCAggacattctcacaaagcactccCTTTCCGCACCGTGGATTGTTGCTGGCATAACCGAGGAGCACAGCTCAGGCAAGACCGGCATTGCAGCTGAAGGGcatcactgggtgagatcacacTTCCACACTGAATGCAAGCGAACCTTGGCATGATTCGACACCTGAAGCAATAAGAAGCAAGCAGCAGCAACCACCTCCCTTTGCCACCACAAACCGCTGTTGCGGACCTCAAACTGGCCATTCACGCTCCGATGAGATGTGTGAGGGATGAACCAACCAACAAGGGATCAGTGGCTCCAAGGCGACGCCTCAAAGAATGGAACAATGTCGTGGACGCTATCATCGTCCAATCCAGAGAAACCGGATCTGAGGCTTTTACCCCTAGAGTACTTAGGGTGGATGAGATGTGGAGGCTTCACGATGACGCTTCCCAGGAGAAATGATGCCCTAAGGCGTCAACGTCATTTGTGCCACGAAAGCCGGCACAGGGCTTTTGCCGTAGTATCACAACTCAGCATCCCCACTGAACCACGCCGTCTGCCAACAATGCCAACCACCACTGGAAGCTCTTGAACTCGCCAGCCTCCAGCCTCCCTTGGTGTCCACACGCCCACCAAGCCCATCACGAGGCCACCCGATGCCGCCACTGTGCTAAATCGGGAGATGCCATACCGGCCATTTCAGATCCATGCTAGCCGCTAGACCGGCCGGATGGTCACCGCTGAAGGAGCCTACTCCCACCGCCGAAGCCATCCTGCTCCTACGGCCAGACATACATGCCGCACACCCAGATCTGGAAGCTCCAAGCCACATGAGACCTTGAGCAACAGCAATGGGCAGCCGACACTTGATCGCTGGCTGGATTTGAGGCCAGAACATCACCTCTGGATGGATTTGAGGAGCGAACACCGCCATCAACTAGCCATCCTAGAATGCTGCAAATACCACCGTACCACTAGAGAGAACTCCTATCACCTTCAGCTGCAGGCCAGCCATCGACGCAGCAGAAGGCGGTGGCAGTGCCGGCGATTAGGGGCATGAGGAGAGGCCTGAAGGCAGCAACGGCGAGAGCCTTCCGCGCGATACAGAAGTTGGTGGAGCCTCTTCCTGTCAGGTAGATAATCAAGGGAATACATATGTAAAATTACTGATGGGATGATACGCTAGTAGGGGGAGCCTTTTCGTGTCAGGTAGATAATTAAGGGAGTGTATATGGGATTATTGCATTCATTGAAGCATAAGGGGGTTTGGTGAAGCTTTTTAAGAtaattgggatctatatgatgaaaATAATAATTATTCAGGCTTTATTTCTGAAAGCCTAATCTGCATCCTGTCATCATTTAGACATTCTGTGTTAATGACAGGTCAGGAAGACCGTCTTACTCTGATCCTTGGGCTGATGAAGTTACTTGGCTAGCAGGTAGGATGAGTTGCGACATTAGGCTGAGATTTGgtttgatcatattatctattttTCTTGGATAGCTAGTATGCTGAGTTGTAACATTAGCCTGTTACCTTTGTGGTAAATAGATTTAgcttgatcatattatctattttTATTGGGTGAACTGTGGACGTGGATTTGGTGAACCTGATTGCACGCGCACCCCTTATGAATAATAAATtcgatttatttatttatttcaaaaaatgtgtttttttttgCAACTACAACCTCTGTACCaaaatgtaagacgttttttgGTTGTGCATATgacataaaaaaaatcttacattTGTTACAGAGGCAGTACATAGTCAATTGGTATACTCACGTATGAAGTTTCACAAAGAAATGGTATTCGTGGATCGTGGTATTCTAGGCAAAAATGACAAAATCAAAGCTATATTAAAAACACTGTTTGATGAATAGTAAGACCCTGATTGTATTTTCTTCACTAAGAGTAGCACGGGTGTCATTTCTTCACGAAACTTCATACGTTAGTCCAATGGTCGACCAAGTTTGATACCCCTAAATTCCagaatttttcaaattttttgtaCTAGTATTTTTTTCGAATTTACTATTCATCCATGTTCACCTTGTATTTTTGGATGAACTACTCCCTTACGTCCTCTAGCCCCGAACATCATAGAGTTAACTCTTTATTTAAACCGGAGCTATGGTTTGCTGTTAGGATGGTTTTACCTGCATATTATTTTACATGAAATACACACCTGAGAATTCAAATTACATCGAATGGATTTAATAAGATATGTTCTGGAGTAATAGTGGTACAGTAAGAAGTACACTTTATAGATTAACGTTGGTGCTAAACAAGCAAACATTACATGTATGCATTCTGTTGTGCTCGACTTTTTGGTAAGTTAGTATTACTAGATGATGGATCCTCTTGAAGTAATTGCaaaatagttttaaaaatatATGTATGTACTTAAGACCACTTCTATTTTGTCCTTGGTCCACTCACCTGGCTTATGACGAACGTGTTTGCTTGAGAAGTATTGCTTTAACATTACGCTTTGTATGAACCTCGGTATTCCCCCTTTACCACTTTTTTCCGGTAATGGAGTTACATGCTTGTACTGCATTTCCAAGAGTGTCTGGTATGGTTTCTTTCGTTACTCTCATATTCAGTTAAGTATcttattgttatgcaggagatgtttTCTATGCAAGATGGGAGGACGTACTAGTAGGGGCTACTGCTGTTGTGTCTACCCTTGGAGGATTTGGTAATGAAGAACAGATGAAAAGGATAAATGGTGAAGCAAATGCCATAGCAGTAGACGCTGCAAAAGAATTTGGTGAGTACTTTGCGATTAGTAATGACAGTGATAAGATTATCtgtatgcatctttggacattttGTTGGTGTGGCAGTAGTTAATGTGATTCCATGACTGAAGTAAGTTCCATTAAGCAGGCACGTTGAAAGATACTACCtccgtcccacaatataagacgtttttgcaaGTTGTTTTAACTTGCCAAAATATCTTATAttgtgggatggagggagtactagtttGATACAATCGGCGGTATGCATTTGGCACCAATAGGATCTTGACTTATGACATCATCCCAAATGGTCCCTTATAAGTCCCATAATTGACAACTCTATGAAATACTTTAGTTGTAGAATCAATTACTCCATGACCACTTGAATTATAGGAATATATAAGAAAACCTGTACCAAACCTGTTTGTTCattttaataccataactcctacATTTACTTCTAAACACTGAACTCTCTGCAACAGTTTTAATTTAGTGAAAACTAAAAAGTGCGCTTTTAATCAGTAGAACTTAAACTATTGGGGGTGCATTTGCTGGAATATCAAATTGTGAGTTATATTGTGTTAGGCAACTTGCTATCGTGGCTAAACCTTTGCAATTAAAGGTTGAAAACTTCAAACGGCGGAGACTTGTCCTTTCTGGAACCATGTTGCCTGGCACTTTAGCTTACTCTTCCTTTTATTGTTTGAAAAATATAAAAGAACCTTACATAAACAGTTTGCTATGTTCGTCTGCAGGGATCCCGAAATTTATTTTGATCTCTGTTCATGATTACAACCTTCCATCCTTTCTCCTTACCTCGGGCTATTTCACTGGTAAGAGAAAGGCTGAATCTGAAGTCCTCTCCAAATACCCATCCTCAGGTTAGATCTCTGCTACTTTATTTTGGTTCATATGCGTTTATCAGTTTATCCAGTCTAACCTTTTTCTTTCAGGTGTTGTATTGAGGCCTGGGTTTATTTACGGTAAAAGGAAAGTAGATGGCTACGAGATACCGCTCGACATCGTAGGGCAACCACTTGAGAAGCTACTTTCGTCTGTCGAAAATTTCACCAAACCATTGAGTGCATTGCCTGGTTCGGACCTGGTCCTCGCACCCCCTGTGAATGTGGAAGATGTCGCCTACGCCGTGATCAACGCCGTCATAGATGACAGCTTCTTCGGCGTGTTCACAATCGAGCAGATCAAGGAAGCAGCAGCCAGTGCGAGAGTGTAGAGATCTGCATATCTGGAAGTACCTTACGGAGTTATGAGGGAGCAGTCATGTTCTTGCAAATCTTCCATAATACTAGTGGATAGCTCAATGCCGAACTCAGTACTGCAATGCTGTGCTTATATAGAGAGTTTAAATGCACTAACGCGGTCCATTCCAAAAGCGACAGTTGTTCATAGCAGGCAACGCTGGTTACATTACTAGGGTTGATCTCGTAATGGCCCATACACAAGTAGCTGAAATACAAGCACAAAAACCATCAGAAGAGCCCCACGTTTATTCTTTAACCTCACACATAACCTCGGTTGCCTCCCTAGTACGGCTTCAGGCAATCGAAGAGGCGGCGGTGATCCGATGAGACGGCTTCCTCCGACGAGCCTGACGCGGGAGACTCGATGGTGGACGACGGTGAGAGGCTGGTCGGCGTCAGGCACTGCCTCGGCGTTCCTGGGATGCCCTCCCCGCGCGCCCGCGCCAGCGCCGGCCGGCAGGCGCCTGTGCTGCCCAGCTGCAGCACCTGCACCTgcgtcttcttcttctgctccctcCTCACCATGTTGCGCTTGTTCACGTAGTCCTCGTGGATGAATACGTCCATCGACGCCTATCTCTCTCTCTGATTCTGAACTACTACTTCCAAAGTCCTACTGACATAAATGGCCGGAAGGATGGATCACCAACACGAGCACAAACGCAGAGGAAGGAGGCAGTTATACTACGACGGGTGTCAAGCCAAGCACGTCGCTCTCGCCATTTTAACACCTTTTACAAGGCACAGCACGCAAGCTGCCATTGGTCTATGCCAAGTGTGAAGTCCACAACGCTACGAAAAGAAAT
This window encodes:
- the LOC123426607 gene encoding uncharacterized protein At1g32220, chloroplastic, whose product is MSPSTLLVRPPAPANPSLPPRRCAPVSAAAATLRTSPAASSVAHFSRLRTKCRFAAPGVREDYSSTPIDVVADVKTEKIVVLGGSGFVGSAICRAAVAKGIEVVSLSRSGRPSYSDPWADEVTWLAGDVFYARWEDVLVGATAVVSTLGGFGNEEQMKRINGEANAIAVDAAKEFGIPKFILISVHDYNLPSFLLTSGYFTGKRKAESEVLSKYPSSGVVLRPGFIYGKRKVDGYEIPLDIVGQPLEKLLSSVENFTKPLSALPGSDLVLAPPVNVEDVAYAVINAVIDDSFFGVFTIEQIKEAAASARV
- the LOC123426608 gene encoding uncharacterized protein LOC123426608; translated protein: MDVFIHEDYVNKRNMVRREQKKKTQVQVLQLGSTGACRPALARARGEGIPGTPRQCLTPTSLSPSSTIESPASGSSEEAVSSDHRRLFDCLKPY